CACATGGAAAAGAAGCTGCGCATGACGCCGGATCAGGTGTTCGAGCAGGCGAAGCTTGCGGTGCGGTATGCGCGTCAGTTCACGGACAACATCGAATTCTCGCCGGAAGACGGCAGCCGTTCGGATCTGGATTTCCTGTGCCGCGTGCTCGAAGCCGTGATTCACGAGGGCGCCACGACCATCAATGTGGCCGATACGGTGGGCTACGGCGTGCCGGAACTGTATGGCCAGCTCGTGCGCACGCTGCGTGAGCGCGTGCCGAATTCGGATAAGGCGGTGTGGTCGGTCCACTGCCACAACGACCTGGGCATGGCCGTCGCCAATTCGCTGGCGGGCGTGCAGTTGGGCGGTGCGCGTCAGATCGAGTGCACGATCAACGGTCTGGGCGAGCGCGCGGGCAACACGTCGCTCGAAGAAGTCGTGATGGCGCTCAAGACCCGCAAGGACTACTTCGGTCTCGAACTGGGTATCGATACCACGCAGATCGTGCCGGCCTCGAAGCTGGTCTCGCAGATCACCGGTTTCAACGTTCAGCCGAACAAGGCGGTGGTGGGCGCGAATGCATTTGCTCACGCGTCGGGCATCCATCAGGACGGCGTGCTCAAGGCACGCGACACCTACGAGATCATGCGTGCGGAAGATGTGGGCTGGACCGCGAACAAGATCGTGCTCGGGAAACTCTCGGGCCGCAATGCGTTCAAGCAGCGCTTGCAGGAGCTGGGCATCGAGATGGAGTCGGAGCAGGAGGTGAATGCTGCATTCACTCGCTTCAAGGAACTGGCCGACCAGAAATCCGAGATCTTCGACGAAGACATTCTGGCCATCGTCTCGAACGAAGCGCAGGCCGAGCGTGGCGAGCATTTCTATCTCGTGTCGATGGCGCAGCATTCCGAGACGGGCGAGCGCCCGAGCGCCCGCGTGGTGTTCACGGCGCAAGGCAAGGAGTTGATCGGCGAGGCCGAAGGCAACGGGCCGGTCGATGCGGTGCTCAACGCCATTGAGTCGCAAGTGAAGAGCGGTGCCGAGCAATTGCTGTATTCGGTCAACGCCATCACGACCGGCACCCAATCGCAAGGTGAGGTAACGGTGCGTTTGTCGAAGGCCGGGCGCATTGTGAACGGCGTGGGCACCGACCCGGATATCGTCGCGGCATCGGCCAAGGCGTATCTGTCGGCGCTCAACAAGCTGTA
This window of the Pandoraea fibrosis genome carries:
- a CDS encoding 2-isopropylmalate synthase, which codes for MADKLIIFDTTLRDGEQSPGASMTRDEKIRIARQLERLRVDVIEAGFAASSNGDFDAIQAIAGIVKDSTVCSLARANDRDIARAAEALKGANSSRIHTFIATSPLHMEKKLRMTPDQVFEQAKLAVRYARQFTDNIEFSPEDGSRSDLDFLCRVLEAVIHEGATTINVADTVGYGVPELYGQLVRTLRERVPNSDKAVWSVHCHNDLGMAVANSLAGVQLGGARQIECTINGLGERAGNTSLEEVVMALKTRKDYFGLELGIDTTQIVPASKLVSQITGFNVQPNKAVVGANAFAHASGIHQDGVLKARDTYEIMRAEDVGWTANKIVLGKLSGRNAFKQRLQELGIEMESEQEVNAAFTRFKELADQKSEIFDEDILAIVSNEAQAERGEHFYLVSMAQHSETGERPSARVVFTAQGKELIGEAEGNGPVDAVLNAIESQVKSGAEQLLYSVNAITTGTQSQGEVTVRLSKAGRIVNGVGTDPDIVAASAKAYLSALNKLYSKAEKLNPQLTP